The Deferribacterota bacterium genome includes a window with the following:
- a CDS encoding rod-binding protein translates to MNINMVSNNLDNVVNNRQDTINRLQNLDKKSDLSYKELKKLKKACADFEAIFYHMILKTSRESISDDGFIKQNRAEKIFTDMLDNEVSKQTAYRSSNGIKDMLFSYFLDAMNLDVNSSDIKIDVEA, encoded by the coding sequence ATGAATATAAATATGGTTTCTAATAATTTAGATAATGTAGTAAATAATAGGCAAGACACAATTAATAGACTTCAAAATTTAGATAAAAAGAGTGATCTATCCTATAAAGAATTAAAAAAATTAAAAAAAGCATGTGCAGATTTTGAGGCTATATTCTATCATATGATCTTAAAAACATCCAGAGAATCAATATCAGATGATGGTTTCATAAAACAAAATAGAGCTGAAAAAATTTTTACAGATATGTTAGATAACGAAGTTTCAAAACAAACTGCCTATAGAAGTAGTAACGGTATTAAAGATATGCTTTTTAGTTATTTTCTTGATGCTATGAACTTAGATGTCAATAGTAGTGATATAAAAATTGATGTAGAGGCTTAG
- a CDS encoding flagellar basal body P-ring protein FlgI codes for MKRLVILFFAFLIISNQLYAVKLKDLAKIRGVRDNQLIGYGLVVGLNGTGDQDQTEFTVHTLTNMLDRMGITVDEDDVRVDNVAAVMVTAKLTPFAKVGTKIDTVVSSIGDADSLEGGTLLLTPLSAPDGEVYAVAQGPITVGGLNINIRGANVRENHPTVGRIPNGAIVEKEVPYDLPKDNVIISFEKLSLNNIVKAKNAINKFFGEEIASIDSPTTISLNTPVNYKNNFYDFLDAAMRIDIEPEPSSKVVVDERTGTIVLGSDVRITTVAVAHGDLTIRISSNVLVSQPAPFSGGQTVVVGQPQVEVEEEEGKLMVIPEGAQISDLVKALNAIGATPRDLISILQSIDAAGALQGELEVI; via the coding sequence ATGAAAAGGTTGGTTATCTTGTTCTTTGCGTTTTTAATAATTTCAAATCAATTATATGCTGTGAAACTGAAGGATTTAGCAAAGATAAGAGGCGTTAGAGATAATCAACTTATTGGATATGGCCTTGTAGTAGGTTTAAACGGAACAGGTGATCAAGATCAAACTGAATTTACAGTTCACACCTTAACTAATATGTTAGATAGGATGGGAATAACCGTTGACGAGGATGATGTGCGGGTTGATAATGTTGCTGCTGTTATGGTTACTGCCAAACTAACACCTTTTGCAAAGGTCGGCACTAAAATAGATACTGTAGTATCATCAATAGGTGATGCTGATTCCCTAGAAGGGGGGACCCTTCTTTTGACCCCATTATCAGCTCCAGATGGAGAAGTATATGCAGTTGCGCAAGGTCCTATAACAGTTGGGGGGCTAAATATTAATATAAGAGGAGCAAATGTTCGTGAAAACCATCCAACGGTGGGGAGGATCCCAAATGGGGCAATTGTTGAAAAGGAAGTGCCTTATGATCTACCAAAAGATAATGTTATCATTTCTTTTGAAAAGTTAAGCTTAAATAATATTGTTAAAGCTAAAAATGCAATCAATAAGTTTTTTGGTGAGGAGATAGCGTCAATAGATTCTCCAACAACTATTTCTTTAAATACTCCCGTAAATTATAAAAATAATTTTTATGACTTTCTAGATGCTGCAATGCGTATTGACATTGAGCCAGAACCTTCTTCTAAGGTGGTAGTTGATGAGAGAACAGGCACAATTGTACTAGGGTCTGATGTAAGAATTACTACTGTAGCAGTGGCGCATGGTGATTTAACAATTAGAATATCATCGAATGTGCTAGTTAGTCAGCCTGCACCTTTTAGTGGGGGGCAAACAGTTGTTGTCGGCCAGCCTCAGGTAGAGGTTGAGGAAGAAGAGGGTAAACTTATGGTTATACCAGAAGGTGCTCAGATTTCAGATTTAGTCAAGGCTTTAAATGCAATTGGAGCAACCCCTAGGGATCTTATATCTATTTTACAGTCAATTGATGCTGCTGGTGCGCTACAAGGTGAATTAGAGGTGATTTAA